Proteins from a genomic interval of Paenibacillus sp. RC334:
- a CDS encoding sugar ABC transporter permease, whose product MIKWLRSESFTAWAFMTPGLLLLAVFVFWPIIYSIPLALTDYSVISDTHYVGLDNFEAAFKDRNFLISIWNSLVYVLIVPFLQIFSILMAVLVNSRIPGIKIFRTTYYIPVVTSMVAVALIWSWLLGNNSVVNYLLMQAGLISKDIHWLSDSSLALYVLMFITMWKGLGYYMMLYLAGLQNIPQDLYEAARVDGASRWRLIVHITLPLLRPYVLFCTLISLMAAIRVFDEVYVLTKGGPGTATLTSSLYIFQKGMEQFNFGYASALGLIVGVVIAVLSIIVFRFNRKGGINPY is encoded by the coding sequence ATGATCAAATGGTTGAGGTCGGAATCCTTTACGGCCTGGGCCTTTATGACGCCGGGACTGTTATTGCTTGCCGTCTTTGTATTTTGGCCTATTATTTACAGCATTCCGCTGGCATTGACGGACTACTCGGTCATATCGGATACCCATTATGTCGGTCTGGATAATTTCGAGGCAGCGTTTAAGGACCGCAACTTTCTCATTTCGATCTGGAACTCATTGGTGTACGTGCTCATTGTTCCCTTTCTTCAAATTTTCTCCATCCTGATGGCCGTGCTGGTGAACAGCCGTATACCGGGAATTAAAATATTTCGTACGACCTACTACATTCCTGTCGTAACTTCGATGGTAGCCGTGGCCTTGATTTGGAGCTGGTTGCTTGGCAATAACAGCGTTGTGAATTATTTGCTTATGCAGGCAGGCTTGATCAGTAAGGACATTCACTGGCTGTCAGACAGCTCTTTGGCCTTGTATGTACTCATGTTCATCACGATGTGGAAGGGACTCGGGTATTATATGATGCTCTATCTGGCCGGTTTGCAGAACATTCCACAAGACCTGTACGAAGCCGCCAGAGTAGATGGAGCAAGCCGCTGGCGGCTAATTGTCCATATTACACTCCCGTTATTAAGACCCTACGTTCTGTTCTGTACGCTCATATCGCTTATGGCGGCTATTCGCGTGTTCGATGAAGTGTATGTGCTGACCAAGGGTGGGCCGGGAACAGCCACGCTGACCTCCAGCTTGTATATTTTCCAAAAGGGGATGGAGCAGTTTAACTTTGGTTATGCTTCGGCGCTCGGCTTAATTGTCGGTGTAGTCATTGCGGTGCTCAGTATTATCGTATTCCGATTCAATAGGAAAGGTGGTATCAATCCCTATTGA
- a CDS encoding DUF420 domain-containing protein translates to MNKASEDKQYVPTSKRNFTALIITVSIIANVIILLLFFSPIGYQGSVSFDITIFPRLNAIFNSFTFIFLVAALVAIIKKNVKVHKTFVLLAFASTVLFLFSYLTFHYISPETAKFGGVGIIRPIYFTLLISHSILAAIIVPLALFTVVWGWTMQVAKHRKIARWTMPIWLYVSLTGVLVYVFMAPYY, encoded by the coding sequence ATGAATAAAGCGAGTGAGGACAAGCAGTACGTTCCAACGAGCAAACGTAATTTTACAGCCTTGATTATCACCGTTTCCATCATAGCCAACGTGATTATTTTGCTGCTGTTCTTTTCGCCGATTGGATACCAGGGTAGTGTTAGCTTCGATATCACCATTTTCCCGAGGTTGAATGCGATTTTTAACAGTTTCACGTTTATTTTTCTGGTGGCGGCGTTGGTTGCCATTATCAAGAAGAACGTCAAAGTGCATAAAACATTTGTTTTACTGGCCTTCGCCAGCACTGTTTTATTTTTGTTTTCCTACCTGACCTTCCACTATATTTCGCCGGAGACTGCAAAATTTGGCGGGGTGGGCATTATTCGGCCGATTTACTTTACGTTGCTGATTTCACACAGCATACTGGCTGCCATTATCGTACCGCTGGCCCTGTTCACGGTTGTATGGGGATGGACGATGCAGGTGGCGAAACACCGTAAAATTGCACGCTGGACCATGCCGATCTGGTTGTATGTCAGCTTGACCGGGGTACTCGTGTACGTATTCATGGCCCCATATTATTAA
- a CDS encoding RNA ligase family protein, giving the protein MRSEMKPVIPFEPVQSEQIPTEGLWRYEIKWDGTRILTYHNQGSTRLFNRKQHERTLLYPELATFPSYCQAESIILDGEMIALGADGKPSFHDIMRRDLIRRTDRIQAAYEAVPATYMLFDILYLNGEWVHRKPLAERLELLHQVILPNERVQLAPAHPDGQALFQVIRSEGMEGIVCKRLDSPYTFGGQDGRWVKVKNYGDSIAVIGGYTLNGGVINAVLLGLYDKQGRLRYIGHAGTGKLTREDWRQLTERLRPHTISARPFVNEPDRHRDAIWVQPMYTAKVQYSEWRWQEGRTLRQPSIQAFVNQDVGQCIGPWS; this is encoded by the coding sequence TTGCGTTCGGAAATGAAACCCGTTATCCCGTTTGAACCTGTGCAAAGTGAACAAATCCCTACGGAGGGCCTGTGGCGGTACGAAATAAAATGGGATGGCACGAGAATTTTGACATATCACAATCAGGGTAGCACACGTCTGTTTAACCGGAAGCAGCATGAACGAACTCTTTTATACCCAGAACTCGCTACATTCCCCTCATATTGCCAGGCTGAATCGATAATTCTGGACGGGGAAATGATCGCACTGGGAGCCGATGGTAAGCCCTCGTTTCATGACATTATGCGCCGCGACCTGATTCGTCGAACAGATCGGATTCAAGCGGCTTATGAAGCTGTGCCTGCTACGTACATGCTGTTTGATATTTTGTATTTGAATGGGGAATGGGTTCACCGTAAACCGCTGGCAGAAAGGCTCGAATTATTGCATCAGGTCATCCTGCCGAATGAACGGGTTCAACTGGCGCCTGCTCATCCTGATGGACAAGCTCTGTTTCAGGTGATACGCAGTGAAGGGATGGAAGGTATCGTATGCAAACGTTTAGACAGCCCCTACACATTTGGCGGGCAGGACGGTCGATGGGTCAAGGTCAAGAATTACGGCGATAGCATCGCTGTCATTGGAGGCTACACTTTAAACGGAGGCGTCATCAATGCTGTGTTGCTGGGGCTGTACGACAAGCAGGGAAGGCTGCGCTACATTGGACATGCAGGCACGGGGAAGCTTACGCGAGAGGACTGGCGTCAGCTTACGGAGCGACTGAGACCGCATACCATTTCAGCGCGGCCTTTTGTCAATGAGCCGGATCGTCATCGGGATGCAATATGGGTACAGCCTATGTATACCGCCAAGGTTCAATACAGTGAGTGGCGATGGCAGGAAGGGCGTACCCTCCGCCAGCCCTCTATACAGGCTTTTGTAAATCAGGACGTAGGGCAGTGCATTGGACCTTGGTCATGA
- a CDS encoding extracellular solute-binding protein, with amino-acid sequence MTKKAKGRLRLLVSMLVLVVLLSSCGGGGKKPENVNGGKVTLQFWTIALQPTFTPYFNRVIADYEEKNPNVKIDWKDYPYDAVTNKLLTSIASGSSPDVVNLNTEFASQMGSKGAVVDMNEHLSPEEKAAYFDGIYNSTVINGKAYALPWYTGTEVLYMNTKLVKEAGLDPAHPPKTREELSEWGRQVNRKIGKAGYAQQLVSKLFAIDGIPILNKEKTAAAFNTPEAVTMIDNLKKQMEDGVVLKEDAEFSQQVKYYAGEQVAFELAGPTFINFIKTAAPDVYKNTIAVPVPTGKADVRLSNTMDLVVPTKSAHVNEAVKFAVFLTNAESQTAFSKAANTLPSTKDSIKDPYFTQSDQSLEAQAKVVSAQSLDKATDYMVGVPNAKDVNSAVTRAFQNIILNGTDTKQTLTALEQEVNDILKQ; translated from the coding sequence GTGACGAAGAAAGCGAAAGGCAGGTTACGGTTGCTTGTTTCTATGCTCGTGCTGGTTGTGCTGCTGAGCAGCTGCGGTGGCGGAGGCAAAAAGCCGGAAAACGTTAACGGAGGAAAAGTGACACTGCAATTTTGGACCATCGCGCTACAGCCTACATTCACCCCGTATTTCAATCGGGTGATTGCCGATTATGAGGAGAAGAATCCCAATGTAAAAATTGACTGGAAGGATTACCCTTATGACGCAGTGACCAATAAGCTGTTGACGAGTATCGCTAGTGGCAGCAGTCCGGATGTAGTGAATCTCAATACGGAATTTGCCAGCCAAATGGGCTCCAAGGGTGCTGTTGTGGATATGAATGAGCATTTATCTCCGGAGGAAAAGGCTGCTTATTTCGACGGTATCTATAATTCTACAGTTATTAACGGCAAGGCATATGCACTACCTTGGTATACCGGCACGGAAGTGCTCTACATGAATACGAAGCTGGTAAAGGAAGCCGGATTAGACCCTGCCCATCCGCCCAAAACGCGGGAGGAATTGTCTGAATGGGGCCGCCAGGTCAATAGAAAAATCGGTAAAGCAGGCTACGCGCAGCAGCTTGTATCCAAGCTTTTTGCCATAGACGGGATTCCGATTTTGAATAAAGAAAAGACAGCAGCGGCGTTCAATACACCGGAAGCGGTCACTATGATTGATAATCTCAAAAAGCAGATGGAAGACGGTGTCGTGCTCAAAGAGGACGCTGAATTTTCACAGCAAGTGAAATATTACGCGGGTGAGCAGGTTGCTTTCGAGCTGGCAGGCCCGACGTTCATCAACTTTATCAAAACGGCGGCGCCGGACGTATACAAGAACACGATCGCCGTTCCTGTACCTACAGGTAAAGCTGATGTACGGCTGTCCAACACCATGGATCTGGTCGTACCGACCAAGTCTGCACATGTGAATGAAGCGGTGAAGTTTGCTGTTTTTCTGACGAATGCGGAGAGCCAGACGGCTTTTTCCAAAGCGGCTAATACACTACCTTCCACAAAGGATTCCATTAAAGACCCGTACTTCACACAGTCTGATCAATCGCTGGAAGCACAAGCGAAAGTGGTATCCGCGCAAAGCTTGGATAAGGCGACAGACTACATGGTCGGTGTTCCTAATGCCAAGGACGTGAACAGCGCTGTTACGCGTGCTTTTCAAAATATTATATTGAACGGAACGGACACGAAGCAGACGCTTACTGCTTTGGAGCAGGAAGTGAACGATATTTTAAAGCAATAG
- a CDS encoding MarR family transcriptional regulator, whose product MFFFLDSEIRQLAYNLFPGGNKPIGVLVELFSITYEIRKGMEKRSREFGLSYGQYIALCVLSAQRDEMSSPSALAEKMGVSRAAISSMVISLEQDGYINKYDDPNDKRGIFVSLNDKGRGKINQMDPFFIGLASRLMSDFSESEICQFETYLSRVRSAFEDVKGSRLTGPREGEEKWCED is encoded by the coding sequence ATGTTCTTTTTCTTGGACTCCGAAATTCGTCAACTGGCCTATAATCTGTTTCCAGGTGGCAATAAACCGATTGGTGTTTTGGTAGAGCTATTTTCTATAACGTATGAAATTCGTAAAGGCATGGAGAAACGTTCACGTGAATTCGGGCTCTCCTATGGGCAATATATAGCACTTTGTGTGCTTTCTGCGCAAAGAGACGAAATGTCATCCCCTTCTGCATTGGCTGAGAAAATGGGTGTAAGCCGGGCAGCGATCAGTTCCATGGTCATTTCCCTTGAACAAGATGGCTACATTAACAAATACGATGATCCGAATGACAAGCGTGGCATCTTTGTTTCTCTGAACGATAAAGGAAGAGGCAAGATCAATCAAATGGACCCTTTTTTCATAGGACTGGCCTCACGCCTGATGTCGGACTTTAGCGAGTCGGAAATCTGCCAGTTTGAAACCTATCTGTCACGCGTACGGTCTGCATTTGAAGATGTGAAAGGTTCGCGTCTAACTGGTCCCAGGGAGGGAGAAGAAAAATGGTGCGAGGACTGA
- a CDS encoding S8 family serine peptidase, whose protein sequence is MKNPIISKKIPVVTLALALMVSLSLPSVSSAATVDLQTRSFLEAQEALTSEATPAFISPELNTTSSQQVRVIVQLDGEPLAVDQYAARSGNQTFTARSEQKAESAIVNEQTTFVDKAAQNGIPLQVNYKYNTVLNGLEITLPANKIPELAKLPGVKSIHENKTYYSIPVQDPPALTVSEATYDNAPLDQIGVPEAWAKGLTGEGIKVGVIDTGIDYEHPDLKAAYKGGYDSFEQDNDPYEEPFLEKENDPYGTGFAGTTHGTHVSGTIAGQAANKTADIVQKGIAYKSDLYVYKVLGRNTKTGRSSGSSAQVIDGIERAVKDGMNVINLSLGSDSEKDPNSPDSIAINNAVLSGVVAVIANGNAAQDGNYYYSMGSPASSQLAISVGAATSPSKSFSGTASVTRDSYWEANGELKKTVTADAYAHYGFNLLGWGTGQEDFASIMGTAPYELVYANLGQPDDFEGKDVAGKIVLVSRGSLAFVDKIANAKENGAKAVIIFNGRAKTTDIMQADLTDSIPSLDSYVNANQGDSFDFIPTFDMKGKEGRALAKQLVDNAGEKFSVSFGKDYIRTDNAGNTMAGFSSRGPNGDELLSIKPDVSAPGVGILSTYPAFAKFYPDASYDHAYKRSNGTSMASPHVAGLAVLLKQQHPNWTPFDIRAALANTSDTLYDEDQIQYDVYSQGAGLVNIANAIQTPALLETVEKITILDKNFNRQEVVNYNPSASFGVLKPGSDAKQIQLQLKNLSANSVQYEASYILHDHVTSDPKNPIVTPDVSNIAVQLQGVGTNGAISAEAGKSQPFFLSVQPSSSAATGVYEGEVILKSAGLPTMHLPFVVHVGKENPTTGFGLQDLSVTNPIIYPNRTGAQRSTDLAFRLTTDKTNQIALYVYGIDDKLIGLINGITTPKEQGVNARLKQGAYSFKDIDGSYVEYDANGKPVLDASGQPVIQHLKDGVYKLEVNSPELNAKGEVETNTDGPKFFSAMKAIRVDNSAASGSSSGGGSGGGGGRSNTTPSASTTTSTPVATSAPSLQSVVKQGQAVKAVATTVVVNNNVQSLTVTDADLQATVTAAGSSPIAIVLSASSQAGQTTKAALTSAQLTTLGKAAAGSSLIVSNTGSSLALPISALKNAPAGAGIEVVISSQVQESNTFTSKLKGATVIGTPVGFEANVVTGGKSEPLKVAPGQFISRSFTVPGQIEPNTAGVLYTANGNVYPVPSVFTKQADGSTVVKVSRPGFSTYAAATRPVSFEDISSSYAQSEIQSLANKLLINGTTDTAFSPKKNVTRAEFAALVTRALGLTPGTAAPFGDIPAGSWYSGDVAAAYEAGLITGRSGDKFDPNANISRQEIAVVLSKAVDLLKIKASVDGPARTPYHDASSFAGYAKDSIEKVSAAGIINGETIKGSSYFQPDAPTTREASAKVLHVLLQKAALIN, encoded by the coding sequence TTGAAAAATCCGATCATTTCGAAAAAAATTCCTGTCGTAACACTCGCTCTTGCCTTGATGGTAAGCTTGTCTCTTCCGTCTGTCAGTTCTGCCGCTACCGTAGACCTGCAAACTCGTTCATTTTTAGAAGCACAGGAAGCTTTGACTTCCGAAGCGACTCCGGCGTTCATTTCACCCGAGCTGAATACCACTTCCTCCCAGCAGGTCAGAGTCATCGTGCAGCTTGATGGTGAGCCACTAGCCGTGGACCAATATGCGGCACGGTCGGGTAACCAGACTTTCACGGCACGATCCGAGCAAAAAGCGGAATCGGCTATCGTCAATGAGCAAACAACGTTCGTGGACAAAGCAGCACAGAACGGTATTCCGCTCCAAGTGAATTACAAGTACAATACGGTACTTAACGGTTTGGAGATTACGCTGCCAGCCAATAAAATTCCGGAACTGGCAAAGCTGCCAGGTGTAAAATCCATCCACGAAAACAAAACGTATTATTCCATCCCCGTACAGGACCCGCCAGCACTCACCGTCAGCGAAGCAACGTATGATAACGCACCGCTGGATCAAATTGGCGTTCCTGAAGCCTGGGCTAAAGGTTTGACAGGCGAAGGGATTAAGGTCGGGGTTATTGATACCGGGATCGATTATGAGCACCCGGATTTGAAAGCAGCTTACAAAGGTGGATATGACTCTTTTGAGCAGGACAATGATCCTTACGAGGAGCCTTTCCTTGAAAAAGAGAATGACCCGTACGGCACAGGTTTTGCCGGAACAACACACGGTACACACGTCTCCGGTACGATTGCTGGCCAGGCCGCTAATAAAACGGCAGATATTGTACAAAAGGGTATTGCCTATAAATCGGACTTATACGTGTATAAAGTACTTGGACGTAATACCAAGACGGGGCGTTCCTCCGGTTCCTCCGCACAGGTCATTGACGGTATTGAACGCGCTGTCAAGGATGGCATGAACGTGATTAACCTGTCCCTCGGCTCAGACTCCGAGAAGGACCCGAACTCCCCGGACTCCATTGCCATCAATAATGCGGTGCTTTCCGGTGTAGTTGCTGTCATTGCGAATGGTAATGCGGCACAAGACGGGAATTATTATTATTCAATGGGTTCCCCTGCCTCATCCCAGTTGGCCATTTCCGTCGGTGCGGCAACCTCGCCAAGCAAAAGCTTTTCAGGCACAGCTTCAGTTACCCGTGATTCCTATTGGGAAGCGAATGGTGAATTGAAGAAAACAGTAACCGCTGATGCTTATGCACATTACGGGTTTAATCTGTTGGGCTGGGGAACAGGCCAAGAGGATTTTGCTTCAATTATGGGAACTGCCCCTTATGAACTGGTATATGCAAATTTGGGGCAGCCTGATGATTTTGAAGGAAAAGATGTAGCCGGAAAAATTGTCCTCGTGTCACGTGGAAGCCTGGCATTCGTGGATAAAATTGCAAATGCAAAAGAAAACGGCGCAAAGGCCGTAATCATTTTTAACGGGAGAGCAAAAACGACTGACATCATGCAGGCTGATTTGACAGACTCCATTCCGAGTCTAGATAGCTACGTAAACGCTAACCAGGGCGACAGCTTTGATTTTATTCCGACCTTTGATATGAAAGGTAAGGAAGGTCGCGCGCTGGCTAAACAACTCGTCGACAACGCCGGAGAGAAGTTCTCTGTCTCCTTCGGAAAGGATTATATTCGCACAGATAATGCAGGCAACACGATGGCTGGATTCAGCTCCCGTGGGCCGAACGGCGACGAGCTGCTTAGCATCAAGCCGGATGTGAGTGCACCGGGGGTCGGCATTTTGTCAACCTATCCTGCTTTCGCCAAGTTCTATCCGGATGCTTCTTATGATCATGCTTACAAACGTAGCAACGGAACCAGTATGGCTTCTCCGCATGTAGCCGGACTTGCTGTATTGCTGAAGCAGCAGCATCCAAACTGGACGCCGTTCGATATCCGTGCTGCTCTGGCGAACACGTCGGATACGCTTTACGATGAGGATCAAATCCAATACGATGTGTATTCCCAAGGTGCAGGACTTGTAAACATCGCCAATGCGATTCAGACACCAGCCCTGCTGGAAACTGTTGAAAAGATTACGATTCTCGATAAGAACTTCAATCGGCAGGAGGTCGTGAACTACAATCCTTCCGCCAGCTTCGGGGTGTTAAAACCAGGCAGTGATGCGAAGCAAATTCAATTGCAGCTCAAAAATCTGTCCGCTAACAGCGTACAGTATGAAGCCAGCTACATTTTGCATGATCATGTAACCTCTGATCCCAAGAACCCGATTGTCACGCCTGACGTGAGCAATATCGCTGTTCAGTTGCAAGGTGTCGGCACGAATGGAGCGATCTCGGCAGAAGCGGGTAAATCCCAACCGTTCTTCCTGTCCGTGCAGCCAAGCTCAAGTGCAGCTACAGGCGTATATGAGGGAGAAGTCATCCTGAAAAGCGCCGGACTACCTACAATGCATCTGCCGTTCGTCGTTCATGTTGGCAAGGAAAATCCGACTACAGGCTTCGGCTTGCAGGATCTGAGTGTAACCAACCCGATTATTTACCCGAATCGTACAGGTGCCCAACGCTCAACAGATCTCGCTTTCCGCCTGACCACGGATAAAACGAACCAAATTGCGCTCTATGTATATGGCATAGATGATAAGTTGATTGGTCTTATTAATGGAATTACGACTCCTAAGGAGCAAGGAGTTAACGCCCGTCTCAAGCAAGGCGCATACTCCTTCAAGGACATTGACGGAAGCTATGTCGAATACGATGCTAACGGAAAACCTGTTCTGGATGCCAGCGGTCAGCCCGTTATTCAGCATTTGAAGGACGGTGTGTATAAGCTGGAGGTTAATTCGCCGGAACTGAATGCGAAAGGCGAAGTCGAGACCAATACTGACGGTCCTAAATTTTTCAGCGCTATGAAGGCCATTCGCGTCGACAATAGTGCCGCTTCCGGCAGCAGTAGCGGTGGAGGAAGTGGTGGAGGTGGCGGCAGAAGTAATACTACACCTTCCGCTTCAACCACCACATCCACCCCTGTCGCTACATCTGCACCTTCACTTCAATCCGTAGTGAAGCAAGGACAGGCGGTAAAAGCGGTAGCCACAACTGTCGTGGTTAACAACAATGTACAGTCACTGACTGTAACCGATGCAGATTTGCAGGCTACTGTGACGGCAGCAGGCTCCAGCCCAATAGCCATTGTCCTGTCGGCCAGTAGCCAAGCGGGTCAAACGACCAAAGCAGCGCTGACTTCTGCCCAACTGACAACACTGGGCAAGGCTGCGGCAGGAAGCAGCCTGATTGTGAGCAACACAGGATCTTCCCTGGCTTTGCCGATATCCGCATTGAAAAATGCTCCTGCCGGTGCAGGCATTGAAGTGGTAATCAGCAGCCAGGTACAGGAAAGCAACACATTTACGAGCAAGCTGAAAGGGGCGACTGTGATTGGCACCCCTGTAGGGTTTGAAGCTAATGTTGTCACTGGAGGCAAGAGCGAACCGCTTAAAGTTGCGCCAGGACAGTTCATTAGTCGTTCCTTCACCGTACCTGGCCAAATTGAGCCGAATACAGCCGGTGTTCTCTATACAGCTAACGGAAATGTCTACCCGGTTCCATCCGTCTTTACCAAGCAGGCAGATGGATCAACAGTCGTTAAGGTAAGCCGTCCGGGCTTCTCGACGTATGCAGCGGCGACTCGTCCCGTTAGCTTTGAAGATATTTCATCGTCGTATGCTCAATCCGAGATTCAGTCGCTTGCGAACAAGCTGCTGATCAACGGCACCACAGACACGGCCTTCTCACCGAAGAAGAACGTGACACGTGCGGAATTTGCAGCCTTGGTAACCCGGGCTCTTGGCCTGACACCGGGTACTGCCGCACCATTCGGCGATATTCCAGCAGGTAGCTGGTATTCTGGCGATGTGGCAGCCGCTTATGAGGCCGGATTGATCACAGGTCGCAGCGGCGACAAATTCGATCCGAACGCTAACATCAGTCGGCAGGAAATTGCTGTCGTGCTGAGCAAGGCAGTAGATCTGCTCAAGATCAAAGCGTCTGTCGATGGCCCTGCGCGCACACCGTATCATGATGCTTCATCTTTTGCAGGCTATGCCAAGGATAGCATTGAAAAAGTGAGCGCAGCAGGCATTATCAACGGGGAAACCATCAAAGGCTCCTCCTACTTCCAGCCGGATGCACCTACAACGCGTGAAGCATCTGCCAAGGTGCTGCATGTGCTTTTACAAAAGGCTGCATTGATTAACTAA
- a CDS encoding carbohydrate ABC transporter permease, whose product MNLQNDKMLQSPLPKNENSRIIRNLGRVVRMTVIYVLLVLLALFLMGPFLWLLSVSLMPGRNIFSTPPAIFPTFIDFDNYAQVWQFMNFPKYMLNTVIITALGVIFNVVLASLTGYPLAVFRFKGKNLVFTLLISTMIIPSYTSFIVHYLTIQGLHLGNTYLGVVLPGAVSVFNIFLMRQTFIHIPTDVRDSGKMDGASEFRIWWQLVLPLVKPALAVISLLEAMSFWNSFLWPIVILNDTELYPLAAALTYLNGQFAYNFGWIAAGTMISVLPIIILFLFTQRYYMEGLAGAVKG is encoded by the coding sequence ATGAATTTACAGAATGATAAAATGCTACAGTCGCCCCTTCCGAAAAACGAAAATAGCCGCATCATTCGCAACCTGGGGCGAGTTGTAAGGATGACGGTGATCTATGTACTGCTCGTGCTGCTCGCTCTCTTTTTAATGGGGCCGTTCCTATGGCTGCTCAGCGTATCGCTCATGCCTGGCCGTAACATTTTCTCAACGCCACCGGCGATTTTTCCGACCTTTATTGATTTTGATAATTATGCTCAGGTATGGCAGTTTATGAACTTTCCGAAGTATATGCTGAACACGGTGATCATTACGGCACTTGGCGTTATTTTCAATGTGGTGCTCGCCAGTCTGACGGGATATCCCTTGGCTGTATTTCGTTTTAAGGGTAAAAATCTGGTGTTCACGCTACTAATTTCCACCATGATTATTCCTTCATATACGTCGTTCATCGTACATTACCTGACCATTCAGGGGCTTCATCTGGGCAATACGTATTTGGGTGTGGTGCTGCCTGGAGCTGTCTCTGTGTTCAACATTTTTCTGATGCGGCAGACGTTTATCCATATTCCTACCGATGTGCGTGATTCCGGTAAAATGGACGGCGCTTCGGAATTCCGGATTTGGTGGCAGCTGGTGCTACCGCTGGTGAAGCCAGCACTCGCCGTCATTTCTTTGCTGGAGGCTATGTCGTTCTGGAACAGTTTCCTGTGGCCTATCGTTATTCTGAACGACACGGAGTTATACCCGCTGGCGGCTGCGCTGACGTATCTCAATGGTCAATTTGCCTATAACTTTGGCTGGATTGCAGCGGGCACGATGATTTCGGTACTGCCGATCATTATCTTGTTCCTGTTCACACAGCGCTACTATATGGAAGGCTTGGCGGGTGCAGTAAAAGGATAG
- a CDS encoding GNAT family N-acetyltransferase yields MRQIREEDHAVVMVDDGQVVAEVGYKTIDDHSLVIDHTFVSEKLRGQKIGKELIDKVVQMARDQHKKVVPACSYALALFKRHQEYSDVWQQ; encoded by the coding sequence ATGAGACAAATTCGCGAGGAGGACCATGCGGTAGTCATGGTGGATGATGGACAGGTGGTTGCGGAAGTAGGCTATAAAACCATAGATGACCATTCCTTGGTCATTGACCATACATTTGTATCCGAAAAGCTGCGGGGGCAAAAGATCGGCAAGGAGCTGATTGACAAAGTCGTGCAAATGGCGAGGGATCAGCATAAAAAGGTCGTTCCCGCTTGCTCGTACGCACTGGCCCTGTTCAAGCGTCATCAAGAATATAGTGACGTCTGGCAGCAGTAA
- a CDS encoding manganese-dependent inorganic pyrophosphatase encodes MLAKTLIFGHKNPDTDTICSAIAYADLKTKLGADVEPVRLGEVNGETQYALDYFKVSAPRLVEQVAAETDSVILVDHNERQQSAVDIDKVRVTEVIDHHRIANFETSQPLYFRAEPVGCTATILNKLYKENGIAIPKEIAGLMLSAIISDSLLFKSPTCTDQDVAAARELAEIAGVDADSYGFDLLKAGADLSGHSIEQLVSLDAKEFQMNGRKVEIAQVNAVDVNDVLSRQSELEVALSQTIAAKNLDLFLFVVTDIVNSDSIGIALGSQAQAVEKAYNVQLDDNKAVLKGVVSRKSQIVPVLTDAFNSL; translated from the coding sequence ATGTTGGCAAAAACATTGATTTTCGGGCATAAAAATCCGGATACGGATACTATTTGCTCAGCTATTGCTTATGCAGACTTGAAAACCAAACTGGGCGCGGACGTGGAGCCGGTTCGTCTGGGCGAGGTAAACGGGGAAACGCAGTATGCACTGGACTATTTCAAAGTGAGTGCGCCGCGTCTGGTTGAACAGGTTGCTGCGGAAACAGACAGCGTTATTCTGGTCGATCATAATGAACGCCAGCAAAGTGCGGTTGACATTGACAAAGTGCGTGTAACTGAAGTCATCGACCATCACCGGATCGCTAACTTTGAAACAAGCCAGCCGTTGTACTTCCGCGCTGAGCCTGTAGGCTGCACAGCCACAATTTTGAACAAGCTGTACAAGGAAAACGGGATAGCGATTCCGAAAGAAATCGCAGGTCTGATGCTGTCCGCGATCATTTCCGATTCCCTGTTGTTCAAATCCCCAACCTGCACCGACCAAGACGTAGCTGCTGCCCGTGAACTGGCTGAAATCGCTGGTGTGGATGCAGATAGCTACGGTTTTGATCTGCTGAAAGCAGGAGCTGATCTGAGCGGTCACTCGATTGAGCAGTTGGTGAGTCTGGATGCGAAGGAATTCCAGATGAACGGACGCAAAGTGGAAATTGCGCAAGTGAACGCGGTAGATGTGAACGACGTGCTGTCCCGTCAGTCCGAGCTGGAAGTAGCGCTGTCCCAAACAATTGCAGCTAAAAACCTGGACCTGTTCCTGTTCGTCGTAACAGATATTGTGAACAGTGATTCCATTGGTATTGCCCTGGGAAGCCAAGCACAAGCGGTCGAAAAAGCCTACAATGTGCAGCTCGACGACAATAAAGCCGTTCTGAAAGGTGTCGTATCCCGCAAATCGCAGATCGTACCTGTATTGACAGACGCTTTTAACAGTCTGTAA